In the Haliaeetus albicilla chromosome 7, bHalAlb1.1, whole genome shotgun sequence genome, one interval contains:
- the ST3GAL4 gene encoding CMP-N-acetylneuraminate-beta-galactosamide-alpha-2,3-sialyltransferase 4 isoform X1 → MRGQQREESPRSCDALPAATTRFPAKQNPCVSRGKNNRPSASLLPTAAPKEGEPTPRPPAREFLSSPDSMRGAPFDGGREDGLVDPAELLPALPGLRGRTEREVSEEEKSRPASPAGVCARIKLAASPFPRAGMVESKVLEVPQVTSGSRDESSGPRLMPLLLIKMINKSRGKILGVLALFLVMVWYSIYREDRYIQLFYFPVQENKTMCPLGEVEKKAAQLIGNYTRDHPLFLQLKDYFWVKTPSLYELPYGTKGSEDVLLRLLSITHYSLPKSIQSLKCRRCAVVGNGHRLRNSSMGETINTYDVVIRLNNAPVHGYEQDVGSKTTMRLFYPESAHFNPRTENNPDTLLVLVPFKPMDFQWMEAILNDKKRVRKGFWRQPPLIWDANPERVRILNPYYMEVTAAKLLNLPMKQPRKVKQKPTTGLLAITLALHFCDLVHIAGFGYPDSANKKQTIHYYEQITLKSMAASEHNVSHEAVAIKRMLELGLVKNLTYF, encoded by the exons ATGCGCGGGCAGCAGCGAGAGGAAAGCCCCCGCTCTTGCGATGCCCTTCCAGCTGCTACCACCCGATTCCcggcaaaacaaaacccctgcgTCTCGCGGGGAAAAAATAACCGGCCTTCGGCATCGCTCCTGCCCACGGCCGCCCCTAAAGAAGGCGAACCCACGCCGAGACCCCCGGCAAGAGAGTTTCTGTCATCTCCCGATAGCATGCGGGGGGCTCCTTTCGATGG GGGAAGAGAGGATGGCCTCGTAGATCCCGCCgagctcctgcctgctctgcctggacTGAGAGGACGGACC GAGCGAGAGGTTTcggaggaagaaaaaagtcgCCCCGCTTCCCCGGCCGGCGTTTGCGCGCGCATTAAGCTTGCGGCATCCCCCTTTCCCCGGGCCGGGATGGTTGAATCAAAGGTGTTGGAGGTTCCCCAA gTGACCAGCGGCAGCCGCGATGAGAGCTCCGGCCCTCGCCTGATGCCTCTCCTGCTGATAAAAATGATCAACAAGTCTC GAGGGAAGATACTCGGGGTGCTGGCGCTGTTTCTGGTGATGGTTTGGTACTCGATCTACCGGGAAGACAGGTACATACAGCT CTTTTATTTCCCCGTGCAAGAAAACAAGACTATGTGTCCCCTCGGGGAGGTGGAAAAGAAAGCGGCGCAGCTTATCGGGAA CTACACGAGGGACCACCCGCTCTTCTTGCAGCTGAAGGACTATTTTTGGGTGAAGACGCCATCGCTCTACGAGCTACCCTACGGCACGAAAGGAAGCG AAGACGTCCTCCTGCGCTTGCTGTCGATCACCCACTACTCGCTGCCCAAGAGCATCCAGAG CCTGAAGTGCCGGAGGTGCGCAGTGGTGGGCAACGGCCACCGGCTCCGCAACAGCTCCATGGGAGAGACCATCAACACGTACGACGTTGTGATCAG GTTGAACAACGCCCCGGTCCACGGTTACGAGCAGGATGTGGGCTCCAAGACCACCATGCGCCTCTTCTACCCGGAGTCGGCCCACTTCAACCCCAGGACGGAGAACAACCCCGACACGTTGCTGGTGCTGGTGCCCTTCAAACCCATGGACTTCCAGTGGATGGAGGCCATCCTCAATGACAAGAAGAGG GTTCGGAAAGGGTTTTGGAGACAGCCCCCATTGATCTGGGATGCCAACCCGGAGCGAGTGCGCATCCTCAACCCTTATTACATGGAAGTAACTGCTGCTAAACTGCTCAACCTCCCCATGAAGCAACCACGGAAGGTCAAACAG AAGCCCACCACGGGGTTGTTGGCCATCACCTTGGCGCTGCACTTCTGTGACCTGGTCCACATCGCAGGCTTTGGCTACCCCGATTCGGCCAACAAGAAGCAGACCATTCACTACTATGAACAGATCACGCTCAAGTCCATGGCA GCGTCGGAGCACAACGTCTCGCACGAGGCGGTGGCCATCAAGCGGATGCTGGAGCTGGGTCTCGTCAAGAACCTCACCTACTTCTGA
- the ST3GAL4 gene encoding CMP-N-acetylneuraminate-beta-galactosamide-alpha-2,3-sialyltransferase 4 isoform X4, with protein sequence MPLLLIKMINKSRGKILGVLALFLVMVWYSIYREDRYIQLFYFPVQENKTMCPLGEVEKKAAQLIGNYTRDHPLFLQLKDYFWVKTPSLYELPYGTKGSEDVLLRLLSITHYSLPKSIQSLKCRRCAVVGNGHRLRNSSMGETINTYDVVIRLNNAPVHGYEQDVGSKTTMRLFYPESAHFNPRTENNPDTLLVLVPFKPMDFQWMEAILNDKKRVRKGFWRQPPLIWDANPERVRILNPYYMEVTAAKLLNLPMKQPRKVKQALATPIRPTRSRPFTTMNRSRSSPWQRRSTTSRTRRWPSSGCWSWVSSRTSPTSEDVGAAQGHRRPPHPREGGTPCRHGQSRPRAEHPHRCLLALGLLERAGMGLGGTPVLDRGSPEVGGDSSLGGAQGAPRGAVSRHRGRCLFLPTH encoded by the exons ATGCCTCTCCTGCTGATAAAAATGATCAACAAGTCTC GAGGGAAGATACTCGGGGTGCTGGCGCTGTTTCTGGTGATGGTTTGGTACTCGATCTACCGGGAAGACAGGTACATACAGCT CTTTTATTTCCCCGTGCAAGAAAACAAGACTATGTGTCCCCTCGGGGAGGTGGAAAAGAAAGCGGCGCAGCTTATCGGGAA CTACACGAGGGACCACCCGCTCTTCTTGCAGCTGAAGGACTATTTTTGGGTGAAGACGCCATCGCTCTACGAGCTACCCTACGGCACGAAAGGAAGCG AAGACGTCCTCCTGCGCTTGCTGTCGATCACCCACTACTCGCTGCCCAAGAGCATCCAGAG CCTGAAGTGCCGGAGGTGCGCAGTGGTGGGCAACGGCCACCGGCTCCGCAACAGCTCCATGGGAGAGACCATCAACACGTACGACGTTGTGATCAG GTTGAACAACGCCCCGGTCCACGGTTACGAGCAGGATGTGGGCTCCAAGACCACCATGCGCCTCTTCTACCCGGAGTCGGCCCACTTCAACCCCAGGACGGAGAACAACCCCGACACGTTGCTGGTGCTGGTGCCCTTCAAACCCATGGACTTCCAGTGGATGGAGGCCATCCTCAATGACAAGAAGAGG GTTCGGAAAGGGTTTTGGAGACAGCCCCCATTGATCTGGGATGCCAACCCGGAGCGAGTGCGCATCCTCAACCCTTATTACATGGAAGTAACTGCTGCTAAACTGCTCAACCTCCCCATGAAGCAACCACGGAAGGTCAAACAG GCTTTGGCTACCCCGATTCGGCCAACAAGAAGCAGACCATTCACTACTATGAACAGATCACGCTCAAGTCCATGGCA GCGTCGGAGCACAACGTCTCGCACGAGGCGGTGGCCATCAAGCGGATGCTGGAGCTGGGTCTCGTCAAGAACCTCACCTACTTCTGAGGACGTGGGGGCCGCGCAGGGACACCGTCGTCCCCCCCACCCGAGAGAGGGGGGAACACCATGCCGGCACGGCCAGAGCCGGCCAAGGGCAGAGCATCCTCATCGCTGTCTCCTCGCCCTGGGACTCTTGGAGCgagcagggatggggctgggggggacacccgTGCTGGACCGTGGGTCccctgaggtggggggggacagcTCTTTGGGAGGGGCGCAGGGAGCCCCGCGGGGGGCCGTGTCGCGGCATCGCGGCCGGTGCCTTTTCCTACCGACGCACTGA
- the ST3GAL4 gene encoding CMP-N-acetylneuraminate-beta-galactosamide-alpha-2,3-sialyltransferase 4 isoform X3 yields the protein MVESKVLEVPQVTSGSRDESSGPRLMPLLLIKMINKSRGKILGVLALFLVMVWYSIYREDRYIQLFYFPVQENKTMCPLGEVEKKAAQLIGNYTRDHPLFLQLKDYFWVKTPSLYELPYGTKGSEDVLLRLLSITHYSLPKSIQSLKCRRCAVVGNGHRLRNSSMGETINTYDVVIRLNNAPVHGYEQDVGSKTTMRLFYPESAHFNPRTENNPDTLLVLVPFKPMDFQWMEAILNDKKRVRKGFWRQPPLIWDANPERVRILNPYYMEVTAAKLLNLPMKQPRKVKQALATPIRPTRSRPFTTMNRSRSSPWQRRSTTSRTRRWPSSGCWSWVSSRTSPTSEDVGAAQGHRRPPHPREGGTPCRHGQSRPRAEHPHRCLLALGLLERAGMGLGGTPVLDRGSPEVGGDSSLGGAQGAPRGAVSRHRGRCLFLPTH from the exons ATGGTTGAATCAAAGGTGTTGGAGGTTCCCCAA gTGACCAGCGGCAGCCGCGATGAGAGCTCCGGCCCTCGCCTGATGCCTCTCCTGCTGATAAAAATGATCAACAAGTCTC GAGGGAAGATACTCGGGGTGCTGGCGCTGTTTCTGGTGATGGTTTGGTACTCGATCTACCGGGAAGACAGGTACATACAGCT CTTTTATTTCCCCGTGCAAGAAAACAAGACTATGTGTCCCCTCGGGGAGGTGGAAAAGAAAGCGGCGCAGCTTATCGGGAA CTACACGAGGGACCACCCGCTCTTCTTGCAGCTGAAGGACTATTTTTGGGTGAAGACGCCATCGCTCTACGAGCTACCCTACGGCACGAAAGGAAGCG AAGACGTCCTCCTGCGCTTGCTGTCGATCACCCACTACTCGCTGCCCAAGAGCATCCAGAG CCTGAAGTGCCGGAGGTGCGCAGTGGTGGGCAACGGCCACCGGCTCCGCAACAGCTCCATGGGAGAGACCATCAACACGTACGACGTTGTGATCAG GTTGAACAACGCCCCGGTCCACGGTTACGAGCAGGATGTGGGCTCCAAGACCACCATGCGCCTCTTCTACCCGGAGTCGGCCCACTTCAACCCCAGGACGGAGAACAACCCCGACACGTTGCTGGTGCTGGTGCCCTTCAAACCCATGGACTTCCAGTGGATGGAGGCCATCCTCAATGACAAGAAGAGG GTTCGGAAAGGGTTTTGGAGACAGCCCCCATTGATCTGGGATGCCAACCCGGAGCGAGTGCGCATCCTCAACCCTTATTACATGGAAGTAACTGCTGCTAAACTGCTCAACCTCCCCATGAAGCAACCACGGAAGGTCAAACAG GCTTTGGCTACCCCGATTCGGCCAACAAGAAGCAGACCATTCACTACTATGAACAGATCACGCTCAAGTCCATGGCA GCGTCGGAGCACAACGTCTCGCACGAGGCGGTGGCCATCAAGCGGATGCTGGAGCTGGGTCTCGTCAAGAACCTCACCTACTTCTGAGGACGTGGGGGCCGCGCAGGGACACCGTCGTCCCCCCCACCCGAGAGAGGGGGGAACACCATGCCGGCACGGCCAGAGCCGGCCAAGGGCAGAGCATCCTCATCGCTGTCTCCTCGCCCTGGGACTCTTGGAGCgagcagggatggggctgggggggacacccgTGCTGGACCGTGGGTCccctgaggtggggggggacagcTCTTTGGGAGGGGCGCAGGGAGCCCCGCGGGGGGCCGTGTCGCGGCATCGCGGCCGGTGCCTTTTCCTACCGACGCACTGA
- the ST3GAL4 gene encoding CMP-N-acetylneuraminate-beta-galactosamide-alpha-2,3-sialyltransferase 4 isoform X2, which yields MRGQQREESPRSCDALPAATTRFPAKQNPCVSRGKNNRPSASLLPTAAPKEGEPTPRPPAREFLSSPDSMRGAPFDGGREDGLVDPAELLPALPGLRGRTEREVSEEEKSRPASPAGVCARIKLAASPFPRAGMVESKVLEVPQVTSGSRDESSGPRLMPLLLIKMINKSRGKILGVLALFLVMVWYSIYREDSFYFPVQENKTMCPLGEVEKKAAQLIGNYTRDHPLFLQLKDYFWVKTPSLYELPYGTKGSEDVLLRLLSITHYSLPKSIQSLKCRRCAVVGNGHRLRNSSMGETINTYDVVIRLNNAPVHGYEQDVGSKTTMRLFYPESAHFNPRTENNPDTLLVLVPFKPMDFQWMEAILNDKKRVRKGFWRQPPLIWDANPERVRILNPYYMEVTAAKLLNLPMKQPRKVKQKPTTGLLAITLALHFCDLVHIAGFGYPDSANKKQTIHYYEQITLKSMAASEHNVSHEAVAIKRMLELGLVKNLTYF from the exons ATGCGCGGGCAGCAGCGAGAGGAAAGCCCCCGCTCTTGCGATGCCCTTCCAGCTGCTACCACCCGATTCCcggcaaaacaaaacccctgcgTCTCGCGGGGAAAAAATAACCGGCCTTCGGCATCGCTCCTGCCCACGGCCGCCCCTAAAGAAGGCGAACCCACGCCGAGACCCCCGGCAAGAGAGTTTCTGTCATCTCCCGATAGCATGCGGGGGGCTCCTTTCGATGG GGGAAGAGAGGATGGCCTCGTAGATCCCGCCgagctcctgcctgctctgcctggacTGAGAGGACGGACC GAGCGAGAGGTTTcggaggaagaaaaaagtcgCCCCGCTTCCCCGGCCGGCGTTTGCGCGCGCATTAAGCTTGCGGCATCCCCCTTTCCCCGGGCCGGGATGGTTGAATCAAAGGTGTTGGAGGTTCCCCAA gTGACCAGCGGCAGCCGCGATGAGAGCTCCGGCCCTCGCCTGATGCCTCTCCTGCTGATAAAAATGATCAACAAGTCTC GAGGGAAGATACTCGGGGTGCTGGCGCTGTTTCTGGTGATGGTTTGGTACTCGATCTACCGGGAAGACAG CTTTTATTTCCCCGTGCAAGAAAACAAGACTATGTGTCCCCTCGGGGAGGTGGAAAAGAAAGCGGCGCAGCTTATCGGGAA CTACACGAGGGACCACCCGCTCTTCTTGCAGCTGAAGGACTATTTTTGGGTGAAGACGCCATCGCTCTACGAGCTACCCTACGGCACGAAAGGAAGCG AAGACGTCCTCCTGCGCTTGCTGTCGATCACCCACTACTCGCTGCCCAAGAGCATCCAGAG CCTGAAGTGCCGGAGGTGCGCAGTGGTGGGCAACGGCCACCGGCTCCGCAACAGCTCCATGGGAGAGACCATCAACACGTACGACGTTGTGATCAG GTTGAACAACGCCCCGGTCCACGGTTACGAGCAGGATGTGGGCTCCAAGACCACCATGCGCCTCTTCTACCCGGAGTCGGCCCACTTCAACCCCAGGACGGAGAACAACCCCGACACGTTGCTGGTGCTGGTGCCCTTCAAACCCATGGACTTCCAGTGGATGGAGGCCATCCTCAATGACAAGAAGAGG GTTCGGAAAGGGTTTTGGAGACAGCCCCCATTGATCTGGGATGCCAACCCGGAGCGAGTGCGCATCCTCAACCCTTATTACATGGAAGTAACTGCTGCTAAACTGCTCAACCTCCCCATGAAGCAACCACGGAAGGTCAAACAG AAGCCCACCACGGGGTTGTTGGCCATCACCTTGGCGCTGCACTTCTGTGACCTGGTCCACATCGCAGGCTTTGGCTACCCCGATTCGGCCAACAAGAAGCAGACCATTCACTACTATGAACAGATCACGCTCAAGTCCATGGCA GCGTCGGAGCACAACGTCTCGCACGAGGCGGTGGCCATCAAGCGGATGCTGGAGCTGGGTCTCGTCAAGAACCTCACCTACTTCTGA